One part of the Rhodococcus oxybenzonivorans genome encodes these proteins:
- the rfbD gene encoding dTDP-4-dehydrorhamnose reductase, whose protein sequence is MTEMLVTGARGQLGRHLVRCAEAAGIAVRGVGSDELDITDRGAVDAQVESGSVVINCAAYTAVDAAESDEATALAVNERGPANLAAACARAGARLVHISTDYVFAGQADTPYEVDSPTGPATAYGRTKLAGERAVHAALPTAHVVRTAWVYSGAGADFVATMLRLERERDTIDVVNDQVGSPTFAGDLAAALLELVLRTDVTVPVLHATNAGKASWYDLARAVFEEAGADPERVRPCSSTQFVRPAPRPAFSVLSQNAWVGAGLTPMRPWRDALRAALTTVV, encoded by the coding sequence GTGACGGAAATGCTGGTGACCGGTGCCCGGGGACAACTGGGCAGACACCTTGTCCGATGCGCGGAGGCGGCAGGAATCGCGGTGCGCGGCGTGGGATCGGACGAACTCGACATCACCGACCGCGGCGCCGTGGACGCGCAGGTGGAGAGCGGATCGGTCGTGATCAACTGTGCTGCGTACACCGCAGTGGACGCCGCCGAATCCGACGAGGCGACGGCACTCGCCGTCAACGAGCGAGGCCCGGCGAATCTCGCGGCGGCGTGTGCCCGTGCGGGTGCGCGGCTGGTGCACATCTCCACCGACTACGTGTTCGCCGGCCAGGCGGACACGCCGTACGAGGTGGATTCTCCGACCGGGCCGGCGACAGCGTATGGGCGCACCAAACTGGCGGGTGAGCGCGCTGTACACGCAGCGCTTCCCACCGCCCACGTCGTGCGGACCGCATGGGTCTACAGCGGTGCGGGTGCCGATTTCGTGGCCACCATGCTCCGCCTCGAACGTGAGCGCGACACGATCGACGTGGTGAACGATCAGGTGGGTTCGCCCACCTTCGCCGGGGACCTCGCGGCTGCCCTCCTGGAACTGGTACTCCGCACCGATGTCACGGTCCCGGTGCTGCATGCCACCAACGCAGGGAAGGCCAGCTGGTACGACCTCGCCCGGGCGGTTTTCGAGGAGGCAGGGGCCGACCCGGAGCGGGTTCGCCCATGCTCGAGTACGCAGTTCGTGCGCCCCGCCCCGCGCCCGGCGTTCTCTGTTCTGTCACAGAACGCCTGGGTAGGCGCAGGGCTCACACCTATGCGGCCGTGGCGTGACGCCTTGCGCGCAGCGCTGACAACGGTCGTGTGA
- the purE gene encoding 5-(carboxyamino)imidazole ribonucleotide mutase — translation MYTVSESAAQQGAQVGLIMGSDSDWPTMEAAAEALAEFGVRFEVGVVSAHRTPQRMLDYAKSAAGRGIKVIIAGAGGAAHLPGMVASATPLPVIGVPVPLKYLDGMDSLLSIVQMPAGVPVATVSIGGARNAGLLAVRILGAADPTLQRQMAAFQDGLESMVLDKDKALREKLLG, via the coding sequence ATGTACACGGTGAGTGAATCGGCAGCACAGCAGGGCGCGCAGGTCGGGCTCATCATGGGCAGCGACTCCGACTGGCCCACCATGGAAGCCGCCGCCGAGGCCCTCGCGGAGTTCGGTGTCCGGTTCGAGGTCGGTGTGGTCTCCGCCCACCGCACACCGCAGCGGATGCTCGATTACGCGAAGTCCGCTGCCGGTCGCGGCATCAAGGTGATCATCGCCGGTGCCGGCGGCGCGGCCCATCTGCCCGGCATGGTCGCCTCGGCAACCCCACTGCCCGTCATCGGTGTGCCGGTTCCGTTGAAGTACCTCGACGGCATGGATTCCCTGCTCTCGATCGTGCAGATGCCTGCGGGCGTTCCCGTTGCGACGGTCTCCATCGGGGGGGCCCGTAATGCGGGTCTGCTCGCCGTCCGCATCCTCGGTGCCGCCGACCCCACCCTGCAACGGCAGATGGCCGCGTTCCAGGACGGGCTCGAATCGATGGTGCTCGACAAGGACAAAGCCCTGCGCGAGAAGCTCCTCGGCTGA
- the cofD gene encoding 2-phospho-L-lactate transferase, whose amino-acid sequence MNVTVLVGGVGGARFLQGVRRLLGTDGAQEDDSPTPRITAVVNVGDDVWMHGLRICPDLDTCMYTLGGGIDTERGWGHAGETWNAKEELAAYGAKPDWFGLGDRDIATHLIRSQMLRTGYPLSAVTEALCNRWQPGVALLPVTDDRSETHVVITDPEDGEQRAIHFQEWWVRHRAQVPTHSFAHIGAEQAKPAPGVVEAIESADIVLLAPSNPVVSIGAILAVPGIRGALRTTAAKVVGVSPIIGGKPLRGMADECLDVLGVETSAEAIGRFYGARSGTGILDGWLVHDTDTADVPGVEVRSVPLIMTDPDATAAMVRAALDVAGVPL is encoded by the coding sequence GTGAACGTGACTGTATTGGTTGGCGGAGTCGGTGGGGCTCGATTCCTGCAAGGCGTACGCAGACTCCTCGGCACCGACGGGGCGCAGGAGGACGACTCTCCCACCCCTCGGATCACCGCTGTCGTCAATGTCGGTGACGACGTGTGGATGCACGGCCTGCGCATCTGCCCCGACCTGGACACCTGCATGTACACCCTCGGCGGCGGCATCGACACCGAGCGTGGATGGGGTCATGCGGGAGAGACCTGGAACGCCAAGGAGGAACTTGCGGCGTACGGTGCCAAACCCGATTGGTTCGGTCTGGGCGACCGCGACATCGCCACACACCTGATTCGCAGCCAGATGCTGCGCACGGGGTACCCGTTGTCGGCTGTGACCGAGGCCCTGTGCAATCGCTGGCAGCCGGGTGTCGCCCTGTTGCCGGTCACCGACGACCGCAGTGAGACGCATGTCGTCATCACGGATCCGGAAGACGGTGAGCAGCGCGCAATCCACTTCCAGGAATGGTGGGTCCGGCACCGCGCCCAGGTCCCGACACACAGTTTCGCGCACATCGGCGCCGAGCAGGCGAAGCCTGCCCCCGGAGTGGTGGAGGCGATCGAGTCCGCGGACATCGTCCTGCTCGCCCCGTCGAATCCGGTGGTCAGCATCGGGGCGATCCTCGCCGTCCCGGGTATTCGCGGGGCCTTGCGCACGACCGCCGCGAAGGTGGTCGGAGTCTCCCCGATCATCGGCGGAAAGCCGTTGCGCGGCATGGCGGACGAATGCCTGGACGTCCTCGGGGTCGAGACGTCGGCGGAGGCGATCGGACGCTTCTACGGGGCGCGCAGCGGGACAGGAATTCTTGACGGCTGGCTGGTCCACGACACCGACACCGCCGACGTACCTGGGGTCGAGGTCCGGAGTGTGCCGTTGATCATGACCGACCCCGACGCGACCGCGGCAATGGTCCGGGCCGCTCTGGACGTGGCAGGGGTGCCGCTGTGA
- a CDS encoding endonuclease domain-containing protein yields the protein MSEWRRDGVLSHRTAAWLYGWLPEPVVFEATIPRALRVTPPDWLRLYRRDLPAPSVSMVSLLPVVSSAQALFDCAVVMPERDVASLVDAELNRSVDPDEFRDLCVTHRGRHGAPAARLLLRHAALRAASEPERVLGRELSLRGCPLEANHPIGPYSGDFVDEQARIVVEVDGREFLSEPKVFRNDRRRQNWIVREGWMVLRFAAYDVLAHPDVIADEIVTAVRRRSRR from the coding sequence GTGTCCGAGTGGCGCCGGGACGGGGTCCTGAGTCACCGCACAGCAGCCTGGCTGTACGGGTGGTTACCCGAGCCAGTGGTATTCGAGGCGACGATCCCCAGGGCGCTCCGGGTGACGCCCCCGGACTGGTTACGGCTGTACCGCCGCGACCTCCCGGCACCGTCGGTATCGATGGTGTCGCTGCTCCCTGTGGTCTCGTCTGCTCAAGCGCTCTTCGACTGCGCCGTCGTCATGCCAGAGCGCGACGTCGCGTCGCTTGTCGACGCCGAACTCAACCGAAGCGTCGATCCCGACGAATTCCGGGACCTCTGCGTCACCCACCGCGGTCGGCACGGCGCACCCGCAGCACGGCTACTTCTACGCCATGCGGCCCTCCGCGCCGCGTCGGAACCCGAGCGGGTACTCGGTAGAGAGCTCAGCCTCCGCGGTTGTCCTCTCGAGGCCAACCACCCGATCGGTCCGTACTCGGGTGATTTCGTCGATGAGCAGGCGCGGATCGTCGTCGAGGTCGACGGCCGCGAATTCCTCAGCGAGCCGAAGGTGTTCCGGAACGACCGACGGCGTCAAAATTGGATTGTCCGGGAGGGGTGGATGGTGCTCCGCTTCGCGGCCTACGACGTCCTGGCGCATCCCGATGTGATCGCCGACGAGATCGTCACTGCGGTGCGTCGGCGCAGTCGGCGCTGA
- a CDS encoding coenzyme F420-0:L-glutamate ligase, which translates to MNDHAPGGPLEILPVLGLPEFRPGDNLAAAVVAAASWLRDGDVLVVTSKVFSKVEGRIVASPTDPDERDAARRRLVEQEAVRIVARKGRTLITENRLGIVQAASGIDGSNVEGSELALLPEDPDRSARGLRDAIKAALGVTVAVVVTDTMGRAWRNGQIDAAIGAAGLPVLHAYAGARDGQGNELIVTEVAIADEIAAAGDLVKGKLGGVPVAVVRGLDVGDDGSRGADLIRRGPEDLFWLGTAESLAQGRSEALLLRRSIRQFSDEPVDADAVRASISEALTAPAPHHTRPVRFVWIRTRAIRDELLSRMRDQWRADLTSDGMDAATVEARVARGNILFDAPEVVIPFCVPDGAHSYPDARRQTAESTMFTVAVGAAVQGLLVSLAVKGIGSCWIGSTIFAADVVRSVLELPADWQPLGAVAIGHPLEPLAPRDVPDPADALLER; encoded by the coding sequence GTGAACGATCACGCACCGGGCGGCCCGCTCGAAATCCTGCCGGTCCTCGGTCTGCCCGAGTTCCGCCCCGGCGACAATCTCGCCGCCGCCGTGGTTGCGGCGGCATCGTGGCTTCGCGACGGCGACGTGCTGGTGGTCACCAGCAAGGTGTTCTCCAAGGTGGAGGGCCGCATCGTCGCCTCCCCCACCGATCCCGACGAACGAGACGCAGCCCGGCGGCGCCTCGTCGAACAGGAAGCCGTCCGCATCGTCGCCCGGAAGGGACGCACACTGATCACCGAGAATCGCCTCGGGATCGTCCAAGCAGCCTCGGGGATCGACGGTTCGAACGTCGAGGGGTCCGAACTCGCTCTTCTGCCCGAGGATCCGGACCGCAGCGCTCGTGGTCTCCGGGACGCGATCAAGGCCGCCCTCGGTGTCACTGTCGCTGTCGTCGTCACCGACACGATGGGACGGGCGTGGCGTAATGGTCAGATCGATGCCGCGATCGGTGCGGCCGGTCTTCCCGTCCTGCACGCGTATGCCGGGGCCCGCGACGGCCAGGGCAACGAGCTGATCGTCACCGAAGTGGCGATCGCCGACGAGATCGCCGCAGCAGGCGATCTCGTGAAGGGAAAGCTCGGCGGCGTGCCCGTCGCTGTCGTGCGTGGCCTCGACGTCGGCGACGACGGATCCCGCGGGGCGGATCTGATCCGGCGCGGACCGGAAGACTTGTTCTGGCTCGGCACCGCCGAATCGCTGGCTCAGGGCCGATCCGAGGCCCTTCTGCTGCGGCGCTCGATCCGGCAGTTCTCCGACGAGCCTGTCGACGCCGACGCCGTTCGCGCATCGATCTCAGAAGCGCTCACCGCTCCTGCGCCGCACCACACTCGCCCGGTCAGGTTCGTCTGGATCCGGACCCGCGCGATCCGGGACGAACTGTTGTCCCGCATGCGGGATCAGTGGCGGGCCGACCTCACCTCCGACGGCATGGACGCGGCGACCGTCGAAGCCCGGGTGGCGCGGGGGAACATTCTGTTCGACGCCCCCGAGGTCGTCATCCCCTTCTGTGTTCCCGACGGCGCCCACAGCTATCCCGACGCGCGCAGGCAAACGGCCGAATCCACGATGTTCACCGTGGCCGTCGGCGCGGCTGTGCAGGGATTGCTCGTCTCCTTGGCCGTCAAGGGGATCGGCAGTTGCTGGATCGGCTCGACAATTTTCGCCGCCGACGTCGTGCGCAGCGTCCTGGAATTGCCCGCCGACTGGCAGCCTCTCGGTGCCGTCGCGATCGGCCATCCCCTGGAGCCGCTCGCGCCGCGAGATGTCCCCGACCCCGCCGACGCCCTTCTCGAACGGTGA
- a CDS encoding NUDIX hydrolase: MSAESLHRSATEVLESWKTGSENDESLRHTMLAFLGSAPLGCLREYAPGHITASSLVLDEGGCHVLLTLHPRVGRWIQLGGHCEATDETVVDAALREACEESGIPDLRIDPELLSAHTHPITCSLGQPTRHLDLRFLVRARPDAHIVRSSESTDLRWWPVDALPPAAEKSTIDHLVHLAGLR, from the coding sequence ATGAGCGCCGAATCTCTGCACCGGTCTGCGACCGAGGTACTCGAGTCCTGGAAAACAGGGAGCGAGAACGACGAATCGCTACGCCACACCATGCTTGCGTTCCTCGGTTCCGCACCCCTCGGCTGTCTCCGCGAGTACGCCCCGGGTCACATCACGGCGTCGTCGCTGGTGCTGGACGAAGGCGGATGCCACGTCCTCCTCACATTGCATCCCCGTGTCGGCCGGTGGATCCAGTTGGGCGGGCACTGCGAGGCCACCGACGAGACCGTCGTCGACGCGGCCCTGCGCGAGGCCTGCGAAGAGTCGGGTATTCCGGATCTACGGATCGACCCCGAATTGCTTTCGGCGCACACACATCCCATCACCTGTTCACTGGGACAGCCGACCCGGCATCTCGATCTGCGCTTCCTCGTACGGGCCCGGCCCGACGCACACATCGTGCGCAGTTCCGAATCCACAGACCTGCGCTGGTGGCCGGTGGACGCACTGCCGCCCGCCGCGGAGAAGTCGACGATCGACCACCTGGTCCATCTCGCCGGGCTGCGCTGA
- a CDS encoding DUF3499 domain-containing protein, which produces MRSLRRCCRPGCKNPAVATLTYVYSDSTAVVGPLATVDEPHSWDLCDTHASRITAPKGWELVRYEGGFSSSTPDEDDLTALAEAVREAGLGERGRSERAASAEERADTGMHTPPVRTGRRGHLRVLPDPAN; this is translated from the coding sequence GTGAGATCTCTGCGTCGATGCTGCCGCCCCGGGTGCAAGAACCCCGCTGTCGCGACGCTCACGTACGTCTATTCGGATTCCACCGCTGTCGTGGGTCCTCTGGCCACCGTCGACGAGCCTCATTCCTGGGATCTGTGCGACACCCACGCTTCGCGGATCACCGCACCGAAGGGGTGGGAACTGGTCCGGTACGAGGGCGGATTCTCCTCGAGCACGCCGGACGAGGATGATCTGACCGCGTTGGCGGAGGCCGTGCGCGAGGCTGGGTTGGGCGAGCGCGGGCGTTCCGAACGAGCCGCCTCCGCCGAGGAACGTGCCGACACCGGCATGCACACTCCACCGGTCCGAACCGGTCGCCGTGGTCACCTGCGGGTTCTTCCCGACCCGGCCAACTGA
- a CDS encoding metallopeptidase family protein, whose protein sequence is MSRARRRRPVTTRSVDRRGRGIRGSVFPPDAPARRSRAEKFDLVVLEAFAPIDAQWRERLTKLDIAVDEVPKIHALDPDSVNWPPEVVADGPVPLSRLIPAGIDRHGTATRARVVLFRRPLEQRAKDPDDLTDLVHDVLVQQVSTYLGVEPEIIDPDLPGEED, encoded by the coding sequence ATGTCCAGAGCACGACGCAGGCGTCCGGTGACCACCCGATCAGTCGACCGTCGGGGACGCGGAATTCGCGGGTCGGTGTTCCCGCCCGACGCGCCCGCACGGCGCAGTCGGGCGGAGAAATTCGATCTCGTGGTGCTCGAAGCGTTTGCGCCGATCGACGCACAGTGGCGTGAGCGCCTCACAAAGCTGGACATCGCCGTAGACGAGGTCCCGAAAATTCATGCGCTCGATCCCGATTCGGTGAACTGGCCGCCGGAGGTCGTGGCGGACGGACCGGTGCCGCTGTCGCGGCTGATACCCGCAGGCATCGACCGGCACGGCACCGCTACCCGCGCGCGGGTCGTCCTGTTCCGCCGTCCGCTCGAACAGCGTGCTAAAGACCCGGACGATTTGACAGACCTGGTGCACGACGTGCTCGTACAGCAGGTGAGCACCTACCTCGGCGTCGAACCAGAGATCATCGACCCCGATTTGCCGGGCGAGGAGGACTGA
- a CDS encoding WhiB family transcriptional regulator, which produces MSVVTGFDHLFETIEDQWQERALCAQTDPEAFFPEKGGSTREAKRICLGCEVKDECLDYALANDERFGIWGGLSERERRRLKRGIV; this is translated from the coding sequence TTGAGCGTGGTGACGGGTTTCGACCATCTTTTCGAGACCATCGAGGATCAGTGGCAGGAACGCGCGCTGTGCGCGCAGACCGATCCTGAGGCCTTCTTCCCGGAAAAGGGCGGCTCCACGCGGGAAGCGAAGCGAATCTGCTTGGGCTGTGAAGTCAAGGACGAGTGCCTGGACTACGCGTTGGCCAACGACGAGCGGTTCGGCATCTGGGGTGGCCTGTCGGAGCGCGAGCGCCGTCGGCTCAAGCGGGGGATCGTCTAG
- a CDS encoding glycosyltransferase family 2 protein has product MSSKLAVVTVTYSPGEHLEHFLDTLAEATKEEPQVVMADNGSTDGAPEAADKAYDHVRLLRTGGNIGYGGAVNRAVAEIDEEIEFVVVANPDVRWAPGSIDVLLAAAERWPRAGALGPLVLEPDGSVYPSARQVPDLVSGAGHAVLGTVWPSNPWTAGYRQENESLSERAVGWLSGSCLLMRRAAFDSINGFDSRYFMYMEDVDLGDRLGKAGWLNVYVPSAEVTHAKGHAAGKHPELMLPAHHQSAYRFQADRHPHWWQAPLRWALRGGLAVRSRLAVAAAVRERHKNDQRGGDVR; this is encoded by the coding sequence GTGAGTTCGAAGCTGGCCGTGGTGACGGTGACCTATTCGCCAGGCGAGCATCTGGAGCATTTCCTGGACACTCTCGCCGAGGCGACGAAAGAAGAGCCGCAGGTCGTGATGGCCGACAACGGTTCGACGGACGGCGCTCCCGAGGCTGCGGACAAGGCGTACGACCATGTGCGTCTGTTACGCACCGGCGGGAACATCGGTTACGGCGGTGCCGTCAACCGGGCTGTGGCGGAGATCGACGAAGAGATCGAGTTCGTCGTCGTGGCCAATCCGGATGTTCGGTGGGCGCCCGGATCGATCGACGTTCTTCTCGCGGCTGCGGAGCGGTGGCCACGGGCGGGAGCCCTCGGTCCCCTCGTGCTCGAACCCGACGGAAGCGTGTATCCCTCGGCGCGCCAGGTGCCCGACCTGGTGTCGGGGGCAGGGCACGCGGTATTGGGCACGGTGTGGCCGTCCAATCCCTGGACCGCCGGTTACCGCCAGGAGAACGAGTCACTCAGCGAGCGCGCGGTCGGCTGGTTGTCCGGTTCATGCCTGCTGATGCGCCGGGCGGCATTCGATTCGATCAACGGTTTCGACTCCCGCTACTTCATGTACATGGAGGATGTCGATCTCGGTGACCGGCTGGGCAAGGCGGGGTGGCTCAACGTCTACGTCCCGTCCGCCGAGGTCACGCACGCCAAGGGGCATGCAGCCGGGAAGCATCCAGAGTTGATGTTGCCCGCCCATCACCAAAGTGCCTATCGCTTCCAGGCAGACCGGCACCCGCATTGGTGGCAGGCGCCGTTGCGGTGGGCCCTCCGGGGAGGATTGGCGGTGCGGTCGAGGTTGGCGGTGGCCGCGGCAGTGCGCGAACGACACAAGAATGACCAACGAGGGGGCGACGTCCGATGA
- a CDS encoding phosphomannomutase/phosphoglucomutase, with protein MARSAESVHAVIKAYDVRGVVGELIDAAFVQDVGGAFARLVRDDGAKKVVVGHDMRASSPDLVKAFAHGVTAQGVDVVLIGLASTDQLYFASGLFDCPGAMFTASHNPAEYNGIKLCRAGAKPVGQETGLATIAAEVIEGVPEFDGAPGAVTDEDVLERYASFVRGLVNLADMRPLKVAVDAGNGMGGHTVPAVLEPMPVTLEPLFFELDGTFPNHEANPLDPANLVDLQDHVRKTGADIGLAFDGDADRCFVVDELGNPVSPSAVTALVAERELAKEPGATIIHNLITSRAVPELVTELGGSPVRTRVGHSFIKQQMAETGAVFGGEHSAHYYFRSFWGADSGMLAGLHVLAALGEQERPLSELMAKYERYAASGEINSTVADAAERTAAVVSAFADRTTGVDRLDGVTVDLAGRAWFNLRASNTEPLLRLNVEAPTAEDVDALVTEILGIVRS; from the coding sequence GTGGCGCGATCAGCCGAGTCCGTACATGCCGTGATCAAGGCTTACGACGTGCGTGGTGTGGTCGGTGAACTCATCGATGCCGCGTTCGTTCAGGATGTCGGCGGCGCCTTCGCGCGACTCGTGCGCGACGACGGGGCGAAAAAGGTGGTCGTCGGCCACGATATGCGGGCATCCTCCCCGGACCTCGTGAAGGCGTTCGCCCACGGTGTCACCGCGCAGGGTGTCGACGTGGTTCTCATCGGCCTGGCGTCGACCGACCAGTTGTATTTCGCGTCGGGGTTGTTCGACTGCCCGGGTGCGATGTTCACTGCGAGCCACAATCCCGCCGAGTACAACGGGATCAAACTCTGCCGTGCCGGAGCCAAGCCGGTCGGTCAGGAGACCGGCCTGGCGACGATCGCCGCGGAGGTGATCGAGGGAGTTCCCGAGTTCGACGGCGCGCCCGGCGCGGTGACGGACGAGGACGTACTCGAGCGGTACGCGAGCTTCGTCCGCGGCCTCGTCAATCTCGCCGACATGCGACCTTTGAAGGTCGCGGTCGACGCGGGGAACGGGATGGGCGGGCACACTGTGCCTGCCGTGCTCGAGCCCATGCCGGTGACCTTGGAACCGCTGTTCTTCGAACTCGACGGCACGTTCCCCAACCACGAGGCGAATCCGCTCGACCCCGCCAATCTGGTCGATCTGCAGGATCATGTGCGGAAGACGGGTGCCGACATCGGTCTGGCATTCGACGGTGACGCCGACCGCTGCTTCGTCGTGGACGAGCTGGGAAATCCCGTTTCGCCGTCGGCGGTGACGGCCCTCGTCGCCGAGCGGGAGCTGGCAAAGGAGCCCGGCGCCACCATCATCCACAACCTCATCACGTCGCGGGCGGTCCCGGAACTGGTCACCGAGCTGGGCGGGTCGCCGGTGCGCACAAGGGTCGGCCATTCCTTCATCAAGCAACAGATGGCGGAAACCGGTGCGGTCTTCGGTGGTGAGCACTCCGCGCACTATTACTTCCGCTCGTTCTGGGGCGCCGACTCGGGGATGCTGGCGGGACTGCACGTACTCGCTGCGCTGGGGGAGCAGGAGCGTCCGTTGTCCGAGCTGATGGCCAAGTACGAGCGGTACGCGGCCTCCGGGGAAATCAACTCCACCGTCGCCGACGCTGCGGAGCGCACCGCTGCAGTCGTGTCTGCGTTCGCCGATCGCACCACGGGTGTCGACCGGCTCGATGGCGTGACCGTCGATCTGGCCGGCCGCGCCTGGTTCAATTTGCGGGCGTCCAATACCGAACCGCTGCTACGGCTCAACGTGGAAGCGCCCACGGCGGAAGACGTAGACGCACTCGTTACCGAGATACTGGGCATCGTCCGATCCTGA
- a CDS encoding sugar phosphate nucleotidyltransferase: MTGEQKTDAVVLVGGKGTRLRPLTLSAPKPMLPTAGLPFLTHLLARIAAAGINHVVLGTSFKAEVFEEYFGDGSKLGLEIDYVTETEPLGTGGGIRNVLPKLRGENTMVFNGDVLGGTDLGGILETHRTTEADVTLHLVRVGDPRAFGCVPTDADGRVTAFLEKTQDPPTDQINAGCYVFKRDIIEQIPSGRPVSVEREVFPALLADGARVYGHVDSSYWRDMGTPEDFVRGSADLVRGIAPSPALDGPRGESLVHPGAGVAPGALLIGGTVVGRGAEVGAGARLDGAVLFDGAVVEAGATVERSIIGFGARIGPRALVRDAVIGDGADIGARCELLRGARVWPGVTLPDGGVRFSTDV, from the coding sequence ATGACAGGTGAACAGAAGACCGATGCAGTGGTGCTGGTGGGGGGCAAGGGCACTCGGCTTCGCCCGCTGACCTTGTCGGCGCCCAAGCCGATGCTGCCGACGGCAGGTCTGCCGTTCCTCACCCACCTGCTCGCGCGTATCGCGGCGGCGGGAATCAACCACGTCGTCCTGGGCACGTCCTTCAAAGCGGAGGTGTTCGAAGAATACTTCGGTGACGGGTCGAAGCTGGGTCTCGAGATCGACTACGTCACGGAGACCGAGCCGCTCGGAACCGGTGGCGGCATCCGCAACGTGCTCCCGAAACTGCGCGGTGAGAACACCATGGTGTTCAACGGTGACGTGCTCGGTGGCACCGATCTCGGCGGGATCCTCGAGACACACCGAACCACCGAAGCCGACGTCACACTGCACCTCGTGCGGGTGGGCGATCCGCGGGCGTTCGGTTGCGTTCCCACCGACGCAGACGGACGCGTCACGGCGTTCCTCGAGAAGACTCAGGACCCGCCGACAGACCAGATCAACGCTGGCTGCTACGTGTTCAAGCGCGACATCATCGAACAGATCCCGTCGGGACGGCCGGTGTCGGTGGAGCGCGAGGTCTTCCCGGCTCTGCTGGCGGACGGCGCCCGAGTTTACGGGCACGTGGACTCGTCGTACTGGCGTGACATGGGCACTCCGGAGGACTTCGTCCGCGGCTCGGCGGACCTCGTCCGGGGCATTGCCCCCTCGCCGGCACTCGACGGGCCCCGCGGCGAATCCCTGGTTCACCCAGGAGCGGGTGTCGCCCCGGGTGCCTTGCTGATCGGCGGCACCGTGGTCGGCCGAGGGGCCGAGGTCGGGGCGGGTGCACGCCTCGACGGCGCCGTGCTGTTCGACGGTGCGGTCGTCGAGGCAGGGGCGACCGTGGAACGGTCCATCATCGGTTTCGGTGCGCGCATCGGTCCGCGGGCTCTGGTCCGCGATGCGGTGATCGGCGATGGAGCCGACATCGGTGCCCGGTGTGAGCTGTTGCGTGGGGCGCGGGTGTGGCCGGGTGTGACGCTTCCCGACGGCGGAGTGCGGTTCAGCACCGACGTGTGA
- a CDS encoding TIGR03089 family protein, protein MNHASRTLTDALLDPILASDPAGPRVTFYDDATGERVELSALTLTNWAAKTANLLRDEFALEPGARVCVLLPAHWQTAAVLLGAWWAGAEVVLEPDERAEVALVSVDRLDDVDDVPEVAVLSLDAFGRPVPDLPVGITDYATSVRVHGDQFRPTVAGPALAGAGVDDVLEAARASAEAQGITSTDRVSSDADWNSPDALIAGLIAVFTAGASLVQVANADPSAHARRIDTEKITRQLTR, encoded by the coding sequence ATGAACCATGCCTCCCGCACGCTGACCGACGCCCTTCTCGACCCCATCCTGGCGAGCGACCCGGCGGGCCCACGAGTGACGTTCTACGACGACGCCACCGGCGAACGGGTCGAACTCTCCGCGCTCACCCTGACCAACTGGGCGGCGAAGACCGCCAATCTGCTGCGGGACGAGTTCGCCCTCGAACCGGGAGCACGGGTGTGCGTGCTGCTGCCCGCGCACTGGCAGACCGCCGCAGTTCTCCTCGGTGCCTGGTGGGCCGGGGCCGAGGTCGTCCTCGAGCCCGACGAGCGGGCGGAAGTCGCACTTGTCTCGGTGGACCGTCTCGACGACGTCGACGACGTACCTGAGGTCGCGGTGCTTTCTCTCGACGCATTCGGACGCCCCGTCCCCGATCTCCCGGTCGGCATTACCGACTACGCCACCTCCGTCCGCGTCCACGGCGACCAGTTCCGGCCGACCGTTGCCGGACCGGCGCTCGCCGGGGCCGGCGTGGACGACGTTCTCGAGGCCGCACGAGCGTCGGCCGAAGCGCAGGGAATCACGTCGACGGATCGGGTGTCGTCCGATGCCGATTGGAATTCGCCCGATGCACTGATCGCCGGGCTGATCGCCGTCTTCACGGCCGGCGCGTCGCTGGTGCAGGTGGCCAACGCCGACCCGTCGGCTCACGCGCGGCGGATCGATACCGAGAAAATCACGCGTCAGCTGACGCGGTAG